One Elephas maximus indicus isolate mEleMax1 chromosome X, mEleMax1 primary haplotype, whole genome shotgun sequence DNA segment encodes these proteins:
- the TREX2 gene encoding three prime repair exonuclease 2 gives MSEAPRAETFVFMDLEATGLPNVDPEIAEISLFAVHRSSLENPQLDEVGTPVLPRVLDKLTLCMSPEHPFTAKASEITGLSSEGLAQCRKAGFDGAVVRTLQAFLSRQEGPLCLVAHNGFDYDFPLLCTELQRLGAHLPPDTVCLDTLPALRGLDRAHSHGTRAQGRKGYSLGSLFRRYFQAEPSAAHSAEGDVHTLLMVFLHRAAELLTWADEQARSWTHIEPMYTPPEVPSLEA, from the coding sequence ATGTCTGAGGCACCCCGGGCTGAGACCTTTGTCTTCATGGACCTGGAAGCCACCGGGCTTCCGAATGTGGATCCTGAGATTGCTGAGATATCCCTGTTTGCCGTCCACCGCTCTTCACTGGAGAACCCACAGCTCGATGAGGTGGGCACCCCTGTGCTGCCCCGGGTCCTGGACAAGCTCACCCTGTGCATGAGCCCAGAGCACCCCTTCACTGCCAAGGCCAGCGAGATCACAGGCCTGAGCAGTGAGGGCCTGGCACAGTGCCGGAAGGCCGgctttgatggtgcagtggtacGGACACTGCAGGCCTTCCTGAGCCGCCAGGAGGGCCCCCTCTGCCTTGTGGCCCATAACGGCTTCGATTACGACTTCCCCCTGCTTTGCACAGAGCTGCAACGCCTGGGTGCCCACCTGCCCCCAGACACTGTCTGCCTGGATACACTGCCCGCACTTCGGGGCCTGGACCGTGCTCACAGCCACGGCACCCGCGCCCAGGGCCGCAAAGGCTATAGCCTGGGCAGCCTCTTCCGCCGCTATTTCCAGGCTGAGCCAAGCGCCGCCCACTCGGCTGAGGGCGATGTGCACACGCTGCTCATGGTCTTCCTACACCGCGCGGCTGAGCTGCTCACCTGGGCGGATGAGCAGGCCCGCAGCTGGACCCACATCGAGCCCATGTACACCCCACCTGAGGTCCCGAGCCTCGAGGCCTAA